A part of Rhodamnia argentea isolate NSW1041297 chromosome 8, ASM2092103v1, whole genome shotgun sequence genomic DNA contains:
- the LOC115755820 gene encoding coniferyl alcohol acyltransferase-like, translated as MGAVAGAGGEFVLKLDKREVVAAPLPMQEHWLHLSNLDLLLPPLDFGVFFCYINPTTTSTSQRLEYGSMVRILKAALAQALISYYALAGEVVQNSVGEPELLCNNRGVDFVEAFADIELCHLNLYNPDETIEGKLVPAKKRGVLAVQATELKCGGIVVACTFDHRIADAYSANMFMVFWAETARSDAPISLPPSFRRSLLHPRRPLCVNPSLDRMYVPISALPPPPKHKQQVDDEFEPTTSRDDDRLVSRIYYVTAAQLSELQHTTSSNGSKRSKLESFSAFLWKMVAESSASSSSLVANNEDNKMISRMGIVVDGRYRLMSQDGDDKPTPMASYFGNVLSIPFGEKRAREVVEKPLSWVAEAVHEFVEGAATREHFLDLIDWVEEHRPAPGVTRIYCKLGSEEEEEGSTAFVVSSGLRFPVSEMDFGWGKPVLGSYHFPWGGETGYVMPMPSPLSNGDWVVYLLLSRSQLAFIESKAPTVFRPLTPQYLHLL; from the exons ATGGGTGCAGTTGCAGGTGCAGGCGGAGAGTTCGTGTTGAAGTTGGACAAGAGAGAAGTGGTGGCGGCACCACTGCCCATGCAAGAGCATTGGCTGCACCTCTCCAACCTCGACTTGCTCTTGCCTCCGCTTGACTTTGGCGTATTCTTCTGCTACATCAACccaaccaccacctccacctcgCAGAGGCTTGAATATGGGTCCATGGTTCGTATTCTGAAAGCCGCCTTGGCCCAAGCTCTGATCTCCTACTATGCTCTCGCCGGAGAGGTGGTCCAGAACTCGGTTGGGGAGCCTGAGCTCCTGTGCAACAATCGCGGGGTGGACTTCGTCGAAGCTTTCGCGGACATAGAACTCTGCCATCTCAACCTGTATAATCCCGACGAAACCATTGAAGGGAAACTGGTTCCTGCAAAGAAGCGGGGCGTGCTTGCCGTTCAG GCAACGGAGCTAAAGTGTGGGGGAATAGTGGTGGCGTGTACGTTTGACCATCGGATAGCTGACGCCTACTCGGCCAACATGTTCATGGTGTTTTGGGCAGAGACGGCTCGCTCCGATGCCCCCATCTCGCTCCCTCCTTCCTTCCGCCGCTCTCTTCTCCACCCTAGGCGTCCACTCTGCGTCAACCCTTCTCTAGACCGCATGTACGTGCCCATCTCCGCATTGCCCCCACCTCCTAAGCACAAGCAGCAGGTGGATGATGAATTCGAGCCCACGACATCGAGGGACGACGACCGTCTGGTAAGCCGCATCTACTACGTGACGGCCGCCCAGCTAAGCGAGTTGCAGCATACGACCAGCTCCAACGGAAGCAAGAGGTCTAAGTTGGAGTCGTTCAGCGCTTTCCTTTGGAAGATGGTGGCCGAATCCTCCGCGTCCTCATCATCCTTGGTTGCTAATAACGAGGACAACAAGATGATATCGAGGATGGGGATCGTGGTGGATGGCAGGTATAGGTTGATGAGTCAGGACGGAGACGACAAGCCCACGCCCATGGCGTCCTACTTTGGGAACGTGCTGTCGATACCATTTGGAGAGAAGAGGGCGAGGGAGGTGGTGGAGAAGCCGCTGAGCTGGGTAGCGGAGGCGGTGCATGAGTTTGTGGAGGGAGCGGCAACGAGGGAGCACTTCCTGGACCTGATAGACTGGGTGGAAGAGCACCGGCCGGCGCCAGGGGTGACAAGGATATACTGCAAGCTGGggagcgaggaggaggaggaagggtcAACGGCATTTGTGGTATCATCGGGGCTGAGGTTCCCGGTGAGTGAGATGGACTTCGGGTGGGGGAAGCCAGTGCTGGGGTCCTACCACTTCCCGTGGGGAGGGGAAACCGGGTACGTTATGCCCATGCCCAGCCCGCTCTCCAACGGCGACTGGGTGGTCTACCTGCTCCTCTCCCGGTCTCAGCTGGCCTTCATTGAGTCCAAAGCTCCCACCGTCTTCAGGCCCTTGACCCCTCAATATCTTCACCTTCtttga